Proteins encoded together in one Juglans regia cultivar Chandler chromosome 9, Walnut 2.0, whole genome shotgun sequence window:
- the LOC109000269 gene encoding E3 ubiquitin-protein ligase COP1-like, protein MATRNLQNKKADGKSQVTSHGLQRKDALSASESQHINQSGLSVARKKQVLAQDEDELPKGENISEKLINAIHGSRISIVDFHSKGYASSRWCLDELVEIMDGTKTRGHNLIPTIYHVEPRMSENRKGLLPVHSLGVKNTKDMRLSFKQMDRVKRWKIALCYSENCTS, encoded by the exons ATGGCTACAAGGAATCTACAAAATAAGAAAGCAGATGGAAAATCTCAAGTAACCTCTCATGGCCTACAGAGAAAGGATGCTCTGAGTGCCTCAGAATCACAGCACATCAACCAATCGGGTTTATCTGTAGCAAGAAAAAAACAGGTTCTTGCTCAG GATGAAGATGAGCTCCCAAAAGGAGAGAACATTTCTGAGAAACTAATAAATGCCATTCATGGATCAAGGATTTCCATTGTGGATTTCCATTCTAAAGGCTATGCTTCTTCTAGGTGGTGCCTTGATGAACTTGTCGAGATCATGGACGGTACAAAAACTAGAGGCCACAATCTTATTCCTACCATTTATCATGTGGAGCCTCGGATGTCCGAAAATAGGAAGGGACTTTTGCCAGTGCATTCACTGGGTGTGAAGAATACGAAGGACATGAGACTCAGTTTCAAGCAAATGGACAGAGTAAAGAGGTGGAAAATAGCTCTTTGTTATTCCGAGAATTGTACTAGTTAG